The following are encoded together in the Coturnix japonica isolate 7356 chromosome 8, Coturnix japonica 2.1, whole genome shotgun sequence genome:
- the BARHL2 gene encoding barH-like 2 homeobox protein — protein sequence MEGPSGSSFGIDTILAGGGSGSPGVMNGDFRPHGDGRPADFRSQATPSPCSEIDTVGTAPSSPVSVSMEHSEPRLAAAESLPPPPHRLHLGPHPPPPGLQPSPPQPQPPQLGSAGAGPRTATSSFLIKDILGDGKPLAACAPYSTSVPSPHHTPKQEGGAAPESFRPKLEQEDKAKLDKREDPQGDIKCHGTKEEGDREISSSRDSPPVRAKKPRKARTAFSDHQLNQLERSFERQKYLSVQDRMDLAAALNLTDTQVKTWYQNRRTKWKRQTAVGLELLAEAGNYSALQRMFPSPYFYHPSLLGSMDSTTAAAAAAAMYSSMYRTPPAPHPQLQRPLVPRVLIHGLGPGGQPALNPLGSPMPGTPHPR from the exons ATGGAGGGGCCGAGCGGCTCCAGCTTCGGGATAGACACGATCCTGGCGGGCGGCGGCTCCGGCAGCCCCGGCGTCATGAACGGAGACTTTCGGCCGCACGGCGACGGTCGGCCCGCGGATTTCCGGAGCCAGGCCACGCCGTCCCCCTGCTCCGAGATCGACACCGTGGGGACGGCTCCGTCGTCGCCGGTGTCGGTGAGCATGGAGCACTCCGAGCCGCGCCTGGCCGCCGCCGAAAGCCTCCCTCCGCCTCCGCACCGCCTGCACCTCGGCCCGCATCCGCCGCCGCCCGGCCTGCAGCCGTCGCCCCCGCAGCCGCAGCCGCCCCAGCTGGGCTCGGCCGGCGCCGGCCCCCGGACTGCCACCTCCTCGTTTTTAATTAAGGACATTTTGGGCGACGGCAAACCGCTGGCGGCGTGCGCGCCTTACAGCACCAGCGTCCCCTCTCCCCATCACACCCCTAAGCAGGAGGGCGGCGCGGCCCCGGAGAGCTTCCGGCCgaagctggagcaggaggaCAAGGCCAAGCTCGACAAGCGCGAGGACCCGCAGGGCGACATCAAATGCCACG GCACAAAGGAGGAGGGCGACCGGGAGATTTCGAGCAGCCGGGACAGCCCTCCGGTGCGGGCCAAGAAGCCGCGCAAAGCGCGCACCGCCTTCTCGGACCACCAGCTGAACCAGCTGGAGCGCAGCTTCGAGCGTCAGAAGTACCTGAGCGTGCAGGACCGCATGGACCTGGCCGCCGCGCTCAATCTCACCGACACGCAGGTGAAGACGTGGTACCAGAACCGCAG GACCAAGTGGAAGCGGCAGACGGCGGTAGGACTGGAGCTGCTGGCCGAAGCCGGCAACTACTCGGCCCTGCAGAGGATGTTCCCCTCGCCCTATTTCTACCACCCCAGCCTGCTGGGCAGCATGGACAGCACCACGGCGGCCGCGGCGGCCGCGGCCATGTACAGCAGCATGTACCGGACTCCCCCCGCACCGCACCCTCAGCTCCAGAGGCCGTTGGTGCCGCGGGTGCTCATCCACGGGCTGGGGCCCGGCGGGCAGCCGGCTCTCAACCCGCTGGGCAGCCCCATGCCGGGCACCCCGCACCCGCGGTGA